The genomic window GCCGCCGTCATCGCCGCTCGCAAGTCGCTCGGGTGGGCCGCGACCATCAGCGCCTCCTCGGGGTCGACCGCGAGGAGCTCACGCCAGCCAGGTACGCGTCTCAAGAAGGCTCAGCCTTGCCCTCGCCCCTAGAGCCCCATGTTCCGCAGGAACGCGTCGGTGTTCGGTTCGCGGCCCAGGAACTCTCGCACCAGTACGTCGCCGTCGACGCTGCCGCCGCGCTCCAGCACCTTGCGCCGGTAGTCGAGGCCGATCGCCGGGTCCAGCGGGTTCGCCTCGAAGCGCGTGAACATGTCGTCGGCGAAGACCTCCGACCACTTATAGCCGTAGTAGCCGGCGTCGTAGCCGAAGAGGTGTCCGAAGCCGGCCTGGAAGTACGTCCCCTCCGGCATCGGGAATCCCGTGATCTGGTGCAGTTCCGCCGCGATGGCAGTCGTGTGCTTGCGGGCGCCGCCGGAGTGATAGGCGTAATCGAGTTCGCCGAAGAAGAGCTGCCGCGCGCAGAACACGGCGGAGTCCAGGTTCTTCGCCTCGATCATGCGCCCCAGCAGGTCCTTCGGCAGTGGCTCGCCCGTCTCCACATGGCGCGAGAAGCCGGCGAGCACCTCCGCCGACCACACCCAGTGCTCCAGCATCTGAGAAGGCGCCTCGACGAAGTCGCGCTCCGTCCTTGTGCCGGAGAAGCGCAGCCGGGACGCCTTCGTCAGTGTCTGGTGCAGGATGTGGCCGAACTCGTGGAACAGCGTCTCCACTTCCGTATGCCGAAGGAGGGAGGGCTCTTGCGGTGTCGGCTTCGTGAAGTTCGCCACGATGGCGCTCACGGGCTTCTGGTAGCCGCCGCCATTCAGCGACCTGCCCCCGACGAGCGTGAACGCCGCGGCGTGGCCGTACTTGTTCGGCCGGGGAAAGAGGTCCATGTAGAAGTGGGCGATCTCTTCGCCGGACTCGGCGTCGAGGATGCGGTAGAGGCGCACGTCCGGGTGCCACGCGTTCGCTGGCTCAACCGCCTCGAAGCGCACTCCGAAGACCGTCTGATAGACGTCGAACAGGCCTTTCAGGACCGCGTCCAGCGGAAAGTACTTCGCGACCTCGAAGTCGTCGACGGCGTAGCGGGTCTTGAGGAGGTAGTTGTGGTAGAAACGCCAGTCCCAGATGTGGAGGTTGGCATCCTCGCTGCGCGTGTGCTCGCGCTTGGCGGCCAGAAGGCCCTCCATATCGCGTACTCGCTTCGCCTCGATCTTCTGGCGCAGGTCGGTCAGGAACTCGCGCACGGCCTCCGGCCGCTTAGCCATCCGCACCTCGAGCACGTACGCGGCCCACGAGTCGTAGCCGAGCAGGCGCGCGGCCTCGTCGCGGATGGCGATCGCCTCTTCCAGGATGGGGATGTTCGCCTCGCCACCGCGCCGCAAGGACTTCACCAGCAGTTCCCGCCGCAGCTCCTCGATCTCGGCGTTGTCGAGGAAGGGGTGCAGCTCGGGGTAGTCGAGGGAGACGCGGTACAGCGTCTCGCCGTCCTGTTGCTCAGTCCGTAGCCGCGATATGTAGGCCTCTGGCAGGCCAATCAGCTCCTCCCGCGTCACGAGGATGGCATCGTCGTATGTATCGATGTTGCGCTGGAACTCGACGCCGAGTTCCACCAGCCGGTTCTTTAGCTCCTTGACGCGCTGCCGCTGATCCGCCGGCAGGTCAAACCCGTCGCGACGGTAGTCGCGCAGCGTGAACTCGAGGAATCGCTTGTCTTCCCCCGTCAACGACGCCGCCTCTGGAGTGCGCGCGAACTCCTGCACGGCCCTGTAGACATCCTCGCGGAACCCGAGCTCGATCTCGAACTTCTCGAGCTCCTCCCGCAGGACGTCTGCCGCCGCCCGCACCTCGGCGTCCTCGGCGACATAGGACATGAAGCCGTAGCGCCCGTGGGCACGCTCGATCAGGTCCGCTGCTTCCTCGAGGGGCAGTATCGTGTTAGCGAAGGTGCGCTGGCCGGCCGGCACCGCGAGCATCCCGTCGATGACCCGGTTGGCCGCCTCGATGGCCTCGGACTGCGCGGCCCTGATCTCGGCCGCCGTGGGTACGCGGAAGTCGATCATGCGAGTGCTCTCCGCCTACGAGGGGTCTTGGAACGACGCGAGTGTAGCACGCGCGACCTACCGGCCCCCGCACCGTGATTGAAACAGCCTCGGGCCGGATGTAATGTTCGGCTGACGGTGCGACCAAGCCCCGAGGAGGACCCGCATGACCACCACTGAGGTATCAGCCCCCCACGCCTTGTTCGAGAAGGCCGGCCGTGTCGGCATCATCACCCTGAATCGCCCCGAGCGTCTCAACGCCTGGTCGGGCGAGATGGCCGCCCTCATCCGCAAGTACATCGCCGAGTGCAACGAGGACTCGAAGGTAGGAGCCATCGTCCTGACCGGAGCCGGCCGCGGCTTCTGCTCCGGCGCGGACCAGGGGCCGCGCGACCCCAACCGTGAGCCCCTGGCGACTACGCCGCCGGACGCCGACCAGCTGGCCGACTTCATGACGCGCTCCAAGCCGATCATCGCCGCCATCAACGGTGTCGCCGTTGGCGTCGGCTTCACGCTGACGCTCGCCTGCGACCTCCGCATCGGCTGCGAGAACACTCGCCTCTCTGCCCGCTTCGTGCGCGTCGGCCTCACGCCCGAGTTCGGCTCCACGTGGTTCTTGCCTCAGATCGTCGGCCTCTCCAACGCGGCGGAGATGATCCTCACCGGCCGGATCGTCGACGCCGACTACGCGCAGCGCATCGGCCTGCTCAACTACGTCGTGCCGAGCGAGAAGCTCATGGAGAAAGCCCTCGAACTGGGAGAGGAAATCGCCTTCAACCCGCACTGGCATGTCCTGCAGTCCAAGCGCCTGCTCTACGCCAACGCCACCGAGAGCAACATGCGCATCGTGCATCTGGCGGAGACGCAGATCTTCGCCGCTGCCGGCCGCACGCCCGCCCGCCAGGAAGCCGCCCTGGCCTTCCGCGAGAAGCGCGAGCCCGACTTCCACAAGGACGACTAGCGCAGGGCGT from Dehalococcoidia bacterium includes these protein-coding regions:
- a CDS encoding M3 family metallopeptidase, with translation MIDFRVPTAAEIRAAQSEAIEAANRVIDGMLAVPAGQRTFANTILPLEEAADLIERAHGRYGFMSYVAEDAEVRAAADVLREELEKFEIELGFREDVYRAVQEFARTPEAASLTGEDKRFLEFTLRDYRRDGFDLPADQRQRVKELKNRLVELGVEFQRNIDTYDDAILVTREELIGLPEAYISRLRTEQQDGETLYRVSLDYPELHPFLDNAEIEELRRELLVKSLRRGGEANIPILEEAIAIRDEAARLLGYDSWAAYVLEVRMAKRPEAVREFLTDLRQKIEAKRVRDMEGLLAAKREHTRSEDANLHIWDWRFYHNYLLKTRYAVDDFEVAKYFPLDAVLKGLFDVYQTVFGVRFEAVEPANAWHPDVRLYRILDAESGEEIAHFYMDLFPRPNKYGHAAAFTLVGGRSLNGGGYQKPVSAIVANFTKPTPQEPSLLRHTEVETLFHEFGHILHQTLTKASRLRFSGTRTERDFVEAPSQMLEHWVWSAEVLAGFSRHVETGEPLPKDLLGRMIEAKNLDSAVFCARQLFFGELDYAYHSGGARKHTTAIAAELHQITGFPMPEGTYFQAGFGHLFGYDAGYYGYKWSEVFADDMFTRFEANPLDPAIGLDYRRKVLERGGSVDGDVLVREFLGREPNTDAFLRNMGL
- a CDS encoding enoyl-CoA hydratase-related protein, yielding MTTTEVSAPHALFEKAGRVGIITLNRPERLNAWSGEMAALIRKYIAECNEDSKVGAIVLTGAGRGFCSGADQGPRDPNREPLATTPPDADQLADFMTRSKPIIAAINGVAVGVGFTLTLACDLRIGCENTRLSARFVRVGLTPEFGSTWFLPQIVGLSNAAEMILTGRIVDADYAQRIGLLNYVVPSEKLMEKALELGEEIAFNPHWHVLQSKRLLYANATESNMRIVHLAETQIFAAAGRTPARQEAALAFREKREPDFHKDD